A genomic region of Bombus terrestris chromosome 12, iyBomTerr1.2, whole genome shotgun sequence contains the following coding sequences:
- the LOC100646674 gene encoding serine/threonine-protein kinase BRSK2 isoform X3 has protein sequence MQGKESPVGSNTQETHQYVGPYRLEKTLGKGQTGLVKLGVHCVLGKKVAIKIINREKLSESVLMKVEREIAIMKLIDHPHVLGLSDVYENKKYLYLVLEHVSGGELFDYLVKKGRLTPKEARRFFRQIISALDFCHSHSICHRDLKPENLLLDEKNNIKIADFGMASLQPAGSMLETSCGSPHYACPEVIRGEKYDGRKADVWSCGVILYALLVGALPFDDDNLRKLLEKVKRGVFYIPHFVPPECQNLLKGMIEVDPDKRLTLAEINRHVWVTAAGKGELELELSMMDVVQTHVIPSVEAIDPDVLQAIASLGCFKERDKLIQELLSPNHNTEKVIYFLLLERKRRRPACEDELEVMRGGMRGSAGQLEADPPRKRVDTCRVNGSTALNLGEISHGSPLTPRRQSSTRHHARRSPSTGCHTHASHSHASTPGSSPLHGSNAVAGLLSPHRAPPTSHLGQTMSPHRLSSVTSAAGNGNTSTPPIVAPVPVLPNVGIEINDVQQVVAVGVTPPGSPHTGAGSSAHHWRSRLTTIKNSFLGSPRFHRRKLLTSAEEVHLTPDSSPELTKKSWFGSLMTTEKDETFTILVKGKALASVKADLIHAFLSIAELSHSVSSPMSFKVEYKRGSTAPAMFQRQVRFQVDISAISKQPSEPLFAITFTLLSGNIRRFRRVCEHIQSQVCSRSVGINLGGQSRAAPPSPRASRKFTTEMSESSSCGSDTSERLFLSPHPATRQIDSDIESDTSVFDVKSPTRENGRRSSTSTNNNNPLPGDATPTPGSPTKAVRSNSESQNTPEKKCVTTMSGNNIA, from the exons GATTGGTCAAACTCGGGGTCCACTGTGTGTTGGGCAAGAAGGTGGCGATCAAGATCATCAACAGGGAAAAATTGTCAGAGTCGGTGCTGATGAAGGTGGAACGGGAGATCGCGATTATGAAACTGATCGACCATCCGCACGTGCTCGGCCTCTCTGACGTATACGAGAACAAGAAATATCT ATATCTTGTTCTGGAACACGTTTCGGGCGGGGAGCTTTTCGACTATTTAGTGAAAAAGGGTAGACTAACGCCGAAGGAAGCGAGGAGATTTTTTCGACAAATCATTTCTGCTTTAGATTTTTGTCATAGTCATAGTATTTG TCACAGAGACTTGAAGCCTGAAAATTTGTTGTTGGACGAGAAGAATAATATCAAGATAGCGGATTTCGGAATGGCGTCGTTGCAACCTGCCGGCTCCATGCTGGAAACCAGCTGCGGTTCTCCTCATTACGCCTGTCCCGAAGTGATTCGA GGTGAGAAATACGACGGAAGGAAGGCAGACGTTTGGTCGTGCGGGGTGATACTTTACGCGCTTCTGGTAGGTGCGTTGCCCTTCGACGACGACAActtaagaaaattattagaaaaagtgAAGCGAGGCGTGTTCTACATACCGCACTTCGTGCCGCCCGAATGTCAGAATCTGCTGAAGGGAATGATCGAAGTCGATCCGGACAAGAGACTAACG CTGGCGGAGATAAACAGGCACGTGTGGGTGACGGCGGCGGGCAAAGGCGAGTTAGAATTAGAGCTGTCGATGATGGACGTGGTGCAGACGCACGTTATTCCGTCCGTGGAGGCGATCGATCCGGACGTGTTGCAAGCGATCGCGAGCCTAGGTTGCTTCAAGGAACGGGACAAACTGATTCAAGAACTGCTTAGCCCGAA CCACAACACGGAGAAGGTGATCTATTTTCTACTGTTGGAGCGAAAACGGAGAAGACCAGCGTGCGAGGACGAGTTGGAAGTAATGAGAGGAGGCATGAGAGGATCCGCCGGACAATTGGAAGCGGATCCACCGAGAAAGCGAGTGGACACGTGTCGAGTAAACGGTAGCACGGCCCTGAATCTCGGCGAAATTAGTCACGGTTCTCCTTTAACACCTCGAAGGCAGTCGAG CACTAGGCATCATGCGCGTCGTTCGCCAAGTACGGGATGCCACACACACGCGTCGCATTCGCACGCATCGACGCCAGGTAGTTCGCCGTTGCACGGCTCGAACGCTGTCGCAGGATTGCTAAGTCCTCACAGGGCACCACCGACCTCGCATCTAGGCCAAACGATGAGTCCTCATCGACTGTCGTCGGTAACGAGCGCAGCGGGCAACGGAAACACCAGCACACCGCCTATCGTGGCCCCTGTTCCGGTTCTACCCAACGTGGGAATAGAAATAAACGACGTCCAGCAGG TAGTCGCGGTCGGCGTTACACCGCCAGGCTCGCCGCACACCGGCGCCGGATCTAGCGCTCATCACTGGCGATCGAGGTTGACGACCATCAAGAACTCGTTCCTTGGTAGTCCCCGATTTCATCGACGCAAGTTGCTCACAAGCGCCGAGGAG GTACATCTCACGCCGGATTCCTCCCCGGAACTTACGAAGAAATCATGGTTCGGTAGTCTGATGACCACGGAGAAAGACGAAACGTTCACCATTCTGGTAAAAGGGAAGGCTCTAGCCAGCGTGAAAGCCGACCTGATTCACGCCTTTTTATCG ATAGCGGAGTTGTCTCACAGCGTAAGCTCGCCGATGTCCTTCAAAGTGGAATACAAAAGGGGAAGTACGGCGCCGGCAATGTTCCAAAGACAAGTTCGTTTTCAAGTGGACATTAGCGCCATATCGAAACAGCCGAGCGAACCATTGTTCGCTATTACTTTTACTCTGCTAAGCG GAAACATCCGAAGATTTCGAAGGGTCTGCGAGCACATTCAGTCGCAGGTCTGCTCGAGAAGCGTAGGAATAAATTTGGGAGGGCAGAGCCGCGCGGCACCGCCTAGTCCGCGAGCATCTCGAAAATTTACCACGGAGATGAGCGAAAGTTCCAGCTGCGGTAGCGACACCAGCGAACGGTTATTTCTCAGCCCGCACCCAGCTACCAGACAG ATCGACTCGGACATCGAATCAGACACCTCCGTGTTTGACGTGAAATCGCCGACCCGCGAGAACGGTCGCAGGAGTTCCACGTCAACGAACAACAACAACCCGTTACCAGGCGACGCGACGCCGACTCCTGGAAGTCCGACAAAGGCAGTGCGTAGTAATTCGGAGAGTCAAAACACGCCGGAGAAAAAATGCGTAACAACGATGAGCGGCAATAACATAGCGTGA
- the LOC100646674 gene encoding serine/threonine-protein kinase BRSK2 isoform X2 codes for MQGKESPVGSNTQETHQYVGPYRLEKTLGKGQTGLVKLGVHCVLGKKVAIKIINREKLSESVLMKVEREIAIMKLIDHPHVLGLSDVYENKKYLYLVLEHVSGGELFDYLVKKGRLTPKEARRFFRQIISALDFCHSHSICHRDLKPENLLLDEKNNIKIADFGMASLQPAGSMLETSCGSPHYACPEVIRGEKYDGRKADVWSCGVILYALLVGALPFDDDNLRKLLEKVKRGVFYIPHFVPPECQNLLKGMIEVDPDKRLTLAEINRHVWVTAAGKGELELELSMMDVVQTHVIPSVEAIDPDVLQAIASLGCFKERDKLIQELLSPNHNTEKVIYFLLLERKRRRPACEDELEVMRGGMRGSAGQLEADPPRKRVDTCRVNGSTALNLGEISHGSPLTPRRQSSTRHHARRSPSTGCHTHASHSHASTPGSSPLHGSNAVAGLLSPHRAPPTSHLGQTMSPHRLSSVTSAAGNGNTSTPPIVAPVPVLPNVGIEINDVQQVAVGVTPPGSPHTGAGSSAHHWRSRLTTIKNSFLGSPRFHRRKLLTSAEEVHLTPDSSPELTKKSWFGSLMTTEKDETFTILVKGKALASVKADLIHAFLSIAELSHSVSSPMSFKVEYKRGSTAPAMFQRQVRFQVDISAISKQPSEPLFAITFTLLSGNIRRFRRVCEHIQSQVCSRSVGINLGGQSRAAPPSPRASRKFTTEMSESSSCGSDTSERLFLSPHPATRQVVCFNKIDSDIESDTSVFDVKSPTRENGRRSSTSTNNNNPLPGDATPTPGSPTKAVRSNSESQNTPEKKCVTTMSGNNIA; via the exons GATTGGTCAAACTCGGGGTCCACTGTGTGTTGGGCAAGAAGGTGGCGATCAAGATCATCAACAGGGAAAAATTGTCAGAGTCGGTGCTGATGAAGGTGGAACGGGAGATCGCGATTATGAAACTGATCGACCATCCGCACGTGCTCGGCCTCTCTGACGTATACGAGAACAAGAAATATCT ATATCTTGTTCTGGAACACGTTTCGGGCGGGGAGCTTTTCGACTATTTAGTGAAAAAGGGTAGACTAACGCCGAAGGAAGCGAGGAGATTTTTTCGACAAATCATTTCTGCTTTAGATTTTTGTCATAGTCATAGTATTTG TCACAGAGACTTGAAGCCTGAAAATTTGTTGTTGGACGAGAAGAATAATATCAAGATAGCGGATTTCGGAATGGCGTCGTTGCAACCTGCCGGCTCCATGCTGGAAACCAGCTGCGGTTCTCCTCATTACGCCTGTCCCGAAGTGATTCGA GGTGAGAAATACGACGGAAGGAAGGCAGACGTTTGGTCGTGCGGGGTGATACTTTACGCGCTTCTGGTAGGTGCGTTGCCCTTCGACGACGACAActtaagaaaattattagaaaaagtgAAGCGAGGCGTGTTCTACATACCGCACTTCGTGCCGCCCGAATGTCAGAATCTGCTGAAGGGAATGATCGAAGTCGATCCGGACAAGAGACTAACG CTGGCGGAGATAAACAGGCACGTGTGGGTGACGGCGGCGGGCAAAGGCGAGTTAGAATTAGAGCTGTCGATGATGGACGTGGTGCAGACGCACGTTATTCCGTCCGTGGAGGCGATCGATCCGGACGTGTTGCAAGCGATCGCGAGCCTAGGTTGCTTCAAGGAACGGGACAAACTGATTCAAGAACTGCTTAGCCCGAA CCACAACACGGAGAAGGTGATCTATTTTCTACTGTTGGAGCGAAAACGGAGAAGACCAGCGTGCGAGGACGAGTTGGAAGTAATGAGAGGAGGCATGAGAGGATCCGCCGGACAATTGGAAGCGGATCCACCGAGAAAGCGAGTGGACACGTGTCGAGTAAACGGTAGCACGGCCCTGAATCTCGGCGAAATTAGTCACGGTTCTCCTTTAACACCTCGAAGGCAGTCGAG CACTAGGCATCATGCGCGTCGTTCGCCAAGTACGGGATGCCACACACACGCGTCGCATTCGCACGCATCGACGCCAGGTAGTTCGCCGTTGCACGGCTCGAACGCTGTCGCAGGATTGCTAAGTCCTCACAGGGCACCACCGACCTCGCATCTAGGCCAAACGATGAGTCCTCATCGACTGTCGTCGGTAACGAGCGCAGCGGGCAACGGAAACACCAGCACACCGCCTATCGTGGCCCCTGTTCCGGTTCTACCCAACGTGGGAATAGAAATAAACGACGTCCAGCAGG TCGCGGTCGGCGTTACACCGCCAGGCTCGCCGCACACCGGCGCCGGATCTAGCGCTCATCACTGGCGATCGAGGTTGACGACCATCAAGAACTCGTTCCTTGGTAGTCCCCGATTTCATCGACGCAAGTTGCTCACAAGCGCCGAGGAG GTACATCTCACGCCGGATTCCTCCCCGGAACTTACGAAGAAATCATGGTTCGGTAGTCTGATGACCACGGAGAAAGACGAAACGTTCACCATTCTGGTAAAAGGGAAGGCTCTAGCCAGCGTGAAAGCCGACCTGATTCACGCCTTTTTATCG ATAGCGGAGTTGTCTCACAGCGTAAGCTCGCCGATGTCCTTCAAAGTGGAATACAAAAGGGGAAGTACGGCGCCGGCAATGTTCCAAAGACAAGTTCGTTTTCAAGTGGACATTAGCGCCATATCGAAACAGCCGAGCGAACCATTGTTCGCTATTACTTTTACTCTGCTAAGCG GAAACATCCGAAGATTTCGAAGGGTCTGCGAGCACATTCAGTCGCAGGTCTGCTCGAGAAGCGTAGGAATAAATTTGGGAGGGCAGAGCCGCGCGGCACCGCCTAGTCCGCGAGCATCTCGAAAATTTACCACGGAGATGAGCGAAAGTTCCAGCTGCGGTAGCGACACCAGCGAACGGTTATTTCTCAGCCCGCACCCAGCTACCAGACAGGTAGTCTGTTTCAACAAG ATCGACTCGGACATCGAATCAGACACCTCCGTGTTTGACGTGAAATCGCCGACCCGCGAGAACGGTCGCAGGAGTTCCACGTCAACGAACAACAACAACCCGTTACCAGGCGACGCGACGCCGACTCCTGGAAGTCCGACAAAGGCAGTGCGTAGTAATTCGGAGAGTCAAAACACGCCGGAGAAAAAATGCGTAACAACGATGAGCGGCAATAACATAGCGTGA
- the LOC100646674 gene encoding serine/threonine-protein kinase BRSK2 isoform X1, with the protein MQGKESPVGSNTQETHQYVGPYRLEKTLGKGQTGLVKLGVHCVLGKKVAIKIINREKLSESVLMKVEREIAIMKLIDHPHVLGLSDVYENKKYLYLVLEHVSGGELFDYLVKKGRLTPKEARRFFRQIISALDFCHSHSICHRDLKPENLLLDEKNNIKIADFGMASLQPAGSMLETSCGSPHYACPEVIRGEKYDGRKADVWSCGVILYALLVGALPFDDDNLRKLLEKVKRGVFYIPHFVPPECQNLLKGMIEVDPDKRLTLAEINRHVWVTAAGKGELELELSMMDVVQTHVIPSVEAIDPDVLQAIASLGCFKERDKLIQELLSPNHNTEKVIYFLLLERKRRRPACEDELEVMRGGMRGSAGQLEADPPRKRVDTCRVNGSTALNLGEISHGSPLTPRRQSSTRHHARRSPSTGCHTHASHSHASTPGSSPLHGSNAVAGLLSPHRAPPTSHLGQTMSPHRLSSVTSAAGNGNTSTPPIVAPVPVLPNVGIEINDVQQVVAVGVTPPGSPHTGAGSSAHHWRSRLTTIKNSFLGSPRFHRRKLLTSAEEVHLTPDSSPELTKKSWFGSLMTTEKDETFTILVKGKALASVKADLIHAFLSIAELSHSVSSPMSFKVEYKRGSTAPAMFQRQVRFQVDISAISKQPSEPLFAITFTLLSGNIRRFRRVCEHIQSQVCSRSVGINLGGQSRAAPPSPRASRKFTTEMSESSSCGSDTSERLFLSPHPATRQVVCFNKIDSDIESDTSVFDVKSPTRENGRRSSTSTNNNNPLPGDATPTPGSPTKAVRSNSESQNTPEKKCVTTMSGNNIA; encoded by the exons GATTGGTCAAACTCGGGGTCCACTGTGTGTTGGGCAAGAAGGTGGCGATCAAGATCATCAACAGGGAAAAATTGTCAGAGTCGGTGCTGATGAAGGTGGAACGGGAGATCGCGATTATGAAACTGATCGACCATCCGCACGTGCTCGGCCTCTCTGACGTATACGAGAACAAGAAATATCT ATATCTTGTTCTGGAACACGTTTCGGGCGGGGAGCTTTTCGACTATTTAGTGAAAAAGGGTAGACTAACGCCGAAGGAAGCGAGGAGATTTTTTCGACAAATCATTTCTGCTTTAGATTTTTGTCATAGTCATAGTATTTG TCACAGAGACTTGAAGCCTGAAAATTTGTTGTTGGACGAGAAGAATAATATCAAGATAGCGGATTTCGGAATGGCGTCGTTGCAACCTGCCGGCTCCATGCTGGAAACCAGCTGCGGTTCTCCTCATTACGCCTGTCCCGAAGTGATTCGA GGTGAGAAATACGACGGAAGGAAGGCAGACGTTTGGTCGTGCGGGGTGATACTTTACGCGCTTCTGGTAGGTGCGTTGCCCTTCGACGACGACAActtaagaaaattattagaaaaagtgAAGCGAGGCGTGTTCTACATACCGCACTTCGTGCCGCCCGAATGTCAGAATCTGCTGAAGGGAATGATCGAAGTCGATCCGGACAAGAGACTAACG CTGGCGGAGATAAACAGGCACGTGTGGGTGACGGCGGCGGGCAAAGGCGAGTTAGAATTAGAGCTGTCGATGATGGACGTGGTGCAGACGCACGTTATTCCGTCCGTGGAGGCGATCGATCCGGACGTGTTGCAAGCGATCGCGAGCCTAGGTTGCTTCAAGGAACGGGACAAACTGATTCAAGAACTGCTTAGCCCGAA CCACAACACGGAGAAGGTGATCTATTTTCTACTGTTGGAGCGAAAACGGAGAAGACCAGCGTGCGAGGACGAGTTGGAAGTAATGAGAGGAGGCATGAGAGGATCCGCCGGACAATTGGAAGCGGATCCACCGAGAAAGCGAGTGGACACGTGTCGAGTAAACGGTAGCACGGCCCTGAATCTCGGCGAAATTAGTCACGGTTCTCCTTTAACACCTCGAAGGCAGTCGAG CACTAGGCATCATGCGCGTCGTTCGCCAAGTACGGGATGCCACACACACGCGTCGCATTCGCACGCATCGACGCCAGGTAGTTCGCCGTTGCACGGCTCGAACGCTGTCGCAGGATTGCTAAGTCCTCACAGGGCACCACCGACCTCGCATCTAGGCCAAACGATGAGTCCTCATCGACTGTCGTCGGTAACGAGCGCAGCGGGCAACGGAAACACCAGCACACCGCCTATCGTGGCCCCTGTTCCGGTTCTACCCAACGTGGGAATAGAAATAAACGACGTCCAGCAGG TAGTCGCGGTCGGCGTTACACCGCCAGGCTCGCCGCACACCGGCGCCGGATCTAGCGCTCATCACTGGCGATCGAGGTTGACGACCATCAAGAACTCGTTCCTTGGTAGTCCCCGATTTCATCGACGCAAGTTGCTCACAAGCGCCGAGGAG GTACATCTCACGCCGGATTCCTCCCCGGAACTTACGAAGAAATCATGGTTCGGTAGTCTGATGACCACGGAGAAAGACGAAACGTTCACCATTCTGGTAAAAGGGAAGGCTCTAGCCAGCGTGAAAGCCGACCTGATTCACGCCTTTTTATCG ATAGCGGAGTTGTCTCACAGCGTAAGCTCGCCGATGTCCTTCAAAGTGGAATACAAAAGGGGAAGTACGGCGCCGGCAATGTTCCAAAGACAAGTTCGTTTTCAAGTGGACATTAGCGCCATATCGAAACAGCCGAGCGAACCATTGTTCGCTATTACTTTTACTCTGCTAAGCG GAAACATCCGAAGATTTCGAAGGGTCTGCGAGCACATTCAGTCGCAGGTCTGCTCGAGAAGCGTAGGAATAAATTTGGGAGGGCAGAGCCGCGCGGCACCGCCTAGTCCGCGAGCATCTCGAAAATTTACCACGGAGATGAGCGAAAGTTCCAGCTGCGGTAGCGACACCAGCGAACGGTTATTTCTCAGCCCGCACCCAGCTACCAGACAGGTAGTCTGTTTCAACAAG ATCGACTCGGACATCGAATCAGACACCTCCGTGTTTGACGTGAAATCGCCGACCCGCGAGAACGGTCGCAGGAGTTCCACGTCAACGAACAACAACAACCCGTTACCAGGCGACGCGACGCCGACTCCTGGAAGTCCGACAAAGGCAGTGCGTAGTAATTCGGAGAGTCAAAACACGCCGGAGAAAAAATGCGTAACAACGATGAGCGGCAATAACATAGCGTGA